The window GGACTCGCTGGCAACCGCGCTTGCGGACCCCGAAGTTATCGACGAGGACGAGTAGGGAGTACGCTTTTATTCCCGAGGTGCCATTTCGCGGTATGGTATCCGGGGACGACGAACGTGGGCAGTCCGTCCTAATCGGTTCTATTCTTCTGTTTGGGTTTCTCGTCATCGCCTTTACGGGCTATCAGGCCGTCGTCGTCCCGAATCAGAACAGCGACGTCGAGTTCGAACACTTCCAGGATGTCGAAAATCAGTTCACTAGTCTCCACACTAACATCGTCAACGCGATAGAAAGCGACACCGAGCGGGCGGTGAGGATCGACCTCGGCATGCGTTACCCCTCTCGGCTTATTGCCCTGAACCCACCACCAGTAGATGGGCAACTTCGAACGACTGCCGCGAGGGATGTCACGGTCGCCGACGGTAGCGGACAAGAAATCACGGCCGATGTTTGCGGCCAAGCCGCGACTTCGCGGTCGTTAGTGTATTCGCCGGGCTACAACGAGTTCCAGAACGCTCAGTCGATTACGTACGAGAACATGTTCTCCGCGAGGACCTATCGGGATGGAGCCGTCTACGGGGAACAGCGACTCGTTAGAAACGACAATATCGACTTGTTGCTGTTGAACGGGTCGGTCTCGGAAACGAAAGGTGGCACGTACAGCCTCAACATCAACGGGTCTCATAGGTACCGAAAACCAGGGAAAGTGACGGACCCGACAATCACGCTTCCGACTCAGTTCTCCGCGGGAGTCTGGAACGATGAGATTTTGGAGGGACAGAACGGCGTGACGGCATTGCAAAACGGGTCAAACCACGTCGACCTCTCGTTTACTGGCGATTATAGTATCTCGTGTGCTGTCGCAGGGCTTAACGATGATCCTGAGTTCGTGCCGCCGAAAGCAGGGGAAGCCGGTGTCAACAAGACCTTCGACACAGAGTGGGCCGAGGCAGATGGCCAACCGGTCAACGACGATACCGTGGTCGGCATCCAACCCGATGAGACGATAACTACGACTGTAGAAGTTGTCGGGCAAGAATCAAGGAACCCGATAGAGCAACTGAATGTCAGTAATGACCTCCACGTGGCAGGAGACACAAACGCGTTCGATAGTTTCAGCTTCCCCGGAGCGCAGGAGACTGATTCTAATGGGCAGGTCGAAGTGAACGTCACGGCGGCGGGGTCAGGTAGCGCCAGTGTGGGGGATAGATTCGAAACCTACGTCACCGCTGGCGACGATAGCGATGTCCTTGTTTTCGAGATCAAGGAGCGGACGATGGCGGAAAGGCTCCAGTTCCAGTCTGGGAGCGGAGAGACGTTCGATAACGGCAATTCTGGTGTTCGGTTCACGATGGAGAATACAGGTTCGGATGGAACGACTGTCACCGAGGCCGCTTTGGTGAGTACGACCGCCGATGCCACATACGTTGAAAATCGGAACGGGGGGGATACATTCCGAACCGCTGGCGGAACCCGATTATACCAGAACAGACTCGATATCGGAGACTCGACGACAACGCTAGATAATCAGTTCACAATTTCTAGTGGCGGAGAGGTAACGTTAGAACTCACCCAATTCAGAAACGAGAACGCCCCAGGCGGAGGGCAAGACAGAGTCGGTATGGGAAGCCAAGAAGTCACGGTGCGGTTCGTCTTCAGTGACGGGAGTGAAGGCGAGTACACGATATCGACGTAATCAATAGTTCGACATCTGTCGAACTTACCGTCGACAAACCCTTATATCCCTCTCCCAACCACCCATACATGACAGATACACCGGTCGGTATCGATGCCATCGAAATCCATACCGGCAAACTGAAACTGGACCTCGCGGAGACGTTCGCTCCCGCGATGGGCGATTCGCCGGAGAAGTACACGAAGGGGCTCGGTCTCCACGCCAGTTCCTTCCCGGACACCTACGAGGACATCGTCACGATGGGGGCCAACGCCGCCCACCGGCTGATGGACCGGAAGGGCCTCGAACCGGACGATATCGGCCGTATCGACGTGGCAACGGAGTCGGCCTTCGACCACTCCAAGCCCGTCTCGACGTATATCGCCGGCTGTCTCGAACAGCGCTTCGAGGGGAATTTCCACCACGCGAACAAGGGCGAGCGGAAGTTCGCCTGTGTCGCCGGGACCCAGAGCATCGACGACGCGTACAACTGGATTCGCGCCGACCGCCACCGCGGCCGCGCGGCGCTGGTCATCGCGACCGACACCGCCCTCTACGCGCGTGACGACCCCGGCGAGTCGACGCAGGGTGCCGGCGCCGTCGCCATGCTCATCGACGAGGACCCGAACCTCGTGGAACTGTCGACTGAGCAGGGCTACGGCAGCGCCGACGAGACGGACTTCCTCAAGCCCCAACAGCAGTTCCCGAGCGTCGACGGCAAGCGCTCGGTGAAGGTTTATCTCGCCCGCATGCGCGAGGCGCTGGTCGACTACGAGCGCGTCGGCGGCACCATCCACCCCGACGACTTCCGACTCGGGCCGTTCCACACGCCCTTCCCCGGGATGGTCCGGAAGGCGGCCGTCCTCGCGTACCGTCACATCACACGCGGGACCGACATCGAGGACGAACTCGCCGAGGATATCGGCAAGCAGCCCCGCCGTGAGGCCTTCGACGACGAGGAGGCGTTCATGGACGCGCTGGCCGACTACACGGACGAACTCAAGGAGACCGACCACTACCTCGAGTGGTACGACCGGACCATCGACCCGACGCTCGACATCGCCCGGCAGGTCGGCAACTGGTACACCGGCTCGGTCCACGTCGCCCGCGTCTCCGGGCTGAAGTCTTTGGCCGAAGCCGGCGAGGACGCTGTCGGGCAGAACCTGCTCGT of the Natronomonas halophila genome contains:
- the hmgB gene encoding hydroxymethylglutaryl-CoA synthase, producing the protein MTDTPVGIDAIEIHTGKLKLDLAETFAPAMGDSPEKYTKGLGLHASSFPDTYEDIVTMGANAAHRLMDRKGLEPDDIGRIDVATESAFDHSKPVSTYIAGCLEQRFEGNFHHANKGERKFACVAGTQSIDDAYNWIRADRHRGRAALVIATDTALYARDDPGESTQGAGAVAMLIDEDPNLVELSTEQGYGSADETDFLKPQQQFPSVDGKRSVKVYLARMREALVDYERVGGTIHPDDFRLGPFHTPFPGMVRKAAVLAYRHITRGTDIEDELAEDIGKQPRREAFDDEEAFMDALADYTDELKETDHYLEWYDRTIDPTLDIARQVGNWYTGSVHVARVSGLKSLAEAGEDAVGQNLLVGSYGSGAQAEIHVETVQENWLDEIDALNIDEQLENRYDLTFEEYEDVHDAHNYDEDSSVEEFTAPDGEFVFDGWGRMGERKYRYVE